The following proteins are co-located in the Sporosarcina pasteurii genome:
- the aceA gene encoding isocitrate lyase, whose product MTKRKEQAKQLEEMWATDPRWKGIKRNYSGEDVVKLRGSLQIEYTLAQKGAARLFKSIHEEDFVNALGALTGNQAVQQVKAGLQAIYLSGWQVAADANLAGQMYPDQSLYPANSVPKVVERINQALQRADQIDHAEGREDGFDWFAPIVADMEAGFGGPLNVFELMKGMIEAGAAGVHLEDQLASEKKCGHLGGKVLLPTQNAIRNLTAARLAADVLGVPTVIIARTDADAADMVTSDIDPVDQEFITGERTPEGFFRTRAGIDQAISRGLAYAPYADLIWCETSTPNLEEAKQFADAIHAEYPDKLLAYNCSPSFNWKAALSDEEIANYQRELGKLGYKFQFVTLAGFHSLNHSMFELAHEYKDNGMAAYSKLQQAEFASESKGYTATRHQREVGTGYFDDVTQVISGGTSSTTAMTGSTEEAQFV is encoded by the coding sequence GTGGGCGACTGACCCAAGATGGAAAGGAATCAAACGTAATTACAGCGGTGAGGATGTTGTAAAATTAAGAGGTTCTCTTCAGATTGAATATACGCTAGCGCAAAAAGGTGCAGCTCGTTTATTTAAATCAATTCATGAGGAAGACTTCGTCAATGCACTTGGTGCACTAACTGGAAACCAAGCTGTTCAACAAGTAAAAGCAGGTTTACAAGCAATTTACTTAAGCGGTTGGCAAGTAGCAGCAGATGCGAACTTAGCTGGTCAAATGTACCCGGACCAAAGTTTATATCCAGCAAACAGTGTTCCAAAAGTTGTAGAGCGAATCAACCAAGCACTTCAACGAGCAGACCAGATCGACCACGCAGAGGGCAGAGAAGATGGGTTTGATTGGTTTGCACCAATCGTCGCCGATATGGAAGCGGGCTTTGGTGGTCCTTTAAACGTTTTCGAATTAATGAAGGGCATGATTGAAGCGGGTGCGGCTGGTGTCCACTTGGAAGACCAACTGGCTTCAGAAAAGAAATGTGGTCACTTAGGGGGGAAAGTATTACTTCCAACACAAAACGCGATTCGTAATCTAACAGCCGCACGCCTAGCAGCAGATGTTCTTGGTGTTCCAACTGTGATTATCGCACGTACGGATGCGGATGCTGCAGATATGGTTACGAGCGATATTGACCCAGTAGATCAGGAGTTTATTACAGGGGAGAGAACACCAGAAGGTTTCTTCCGCACGCGTGCAGGGATTGACCAAGCGATTTCAAGAGGACTCGCTTATGCACCTTATGCCGATTTAATTTGGTGTGAAACATCAACGCCGAATCTTGAAGAAGCAAAACAATTCGCGGACGCAATCCATGCTGAATATCCTGATAAATTGCTTGCTTACAACTGTTCACCATCATTTAACTGGAAAGCCGCTTTGTCTGATGAAGAGATTGCAAATTATCAACGTGAACTTGGAAAACTTGGCTACAAGTTCCAGTTCGTAACATTAGCAGGCTTCCACTCATTAAACCACAGTATGTTTGAATTGGCACATGAGTATAAGGATAACGGCATGGCAGCTTACTCTAAGCTACAGCAAGCTGAATTTGCGAGCGAATCAAAAGGATATACAGCAACGAGACACCAACGTGAAGTTGGAACAGGTTATTTCGATGATGTAACACAAGTTATTTCAGGAGGAACATCCTCAACAACTGCAATGACAGGATCAACTGAAGAAGCGCAATTTGTTTAA